From uncultured Pseudodesulfovibrio sp.:
CGAGCAGTGTATACAGATTTTTGGCTGTAACCTTGAATGGTCCTTTTTCGCCTTCGGCCTTTTTGCGAGCCATTTTGCGGCAAAGGGTGCCAATTTCTCGCTCTACGTTACGCAGTCCGGCTTCACGTGTGTATTCGCGTACCACCTTGGCGATCAGTTTATCACTGATCGTCAATTCTTTCTCCTTGAGACCGTTTTCATTGGTTTGGCGGGGGAGAATATATCGGCGGGTGATGACGGTTTTTTCCTGTTCAGTGTAGCCGGGAATGCGAATGACTTCCATGCGGTCCAGCAGTGGGCCGGGGATGGAATCGAGCATGTTGGCCGTGCAGATGAACATGACCTTGGACAGATCAAACGCCACGTTCAGATAGTGATCCGTAAACGTGAAGTTCTGTTCCGGGTCAAGTACCTCCAGCAGGGCAGATGACGGATCGCCTCTGAAATCCGAGCCGAGCTTGTCGATTTCGTCCAGCATGATGACCGGATTTCGGGTGCCGCATTGCTTGATGGCCTGAATGATACGTCCGGGCATGGCCCCGATGTAGGTTCTGCGATGACCGCGGATTTCGGCTTCATCACGCATACCACCAAGAGACATGCGGTGGAATTTGCGTCCAAGGCTTCGGGCAATGGAGCGACCAAGCGAGGTCTTACCTACGCCCGGAGGTCCCACAAAGCACAGGATCGGGCCTTTCATCTTGGGATTAAGTTTGCGAACACTCAGGTATTCAAGAATACGCTCTTTCACCTTTTCGAGATCGTAGTGATCGTCGTTCAGGATTGTTTCCGCTTTCTTGATGTCCAGACGATCGCGTGAAGTCTTTTTCCACGGCAATTCGGTCATCCAGTCGAGATATGTGCGAATGACGGTCGCTTCAGAGGATTCGGCGTGCATGGTTTCCAGACGGCGAAGCTGTTTGAACGCTTCTTTCATGACGTCTTTGGGCATGCCGGAGGCGCCAATACTTTTGCGGAGTTCATCCATTTCCTCGGATTCATCTCCTTCATCACCCAATTCGCGTTTTATCGCCTTGAGTTGTTCGCGGAGATAGAAGTCACGCTGCGCTTTATCCATGCCCTCTTTGGCCATGGTTTGGATCTTGTTCTGCATGCTTGCCACTTCCACTTCCTTGAGCAGCTGTTTGTTCACCAGCTCAAGTCGTTCCATGGGATCATGGCATTCAAGTATCTTTTGTGCGGCGTCCACCTTCATGCGGAGGTTGGAGGCGATCAGGTCGGCCAGCCTGCCGGGTTCGGATACATTGTTCAAGACGGACATGATGTCCTGAGCCGAAATGCCGCGCAGAGCCAAAATCTTTTCAGATTGTTCGCGAGAGGAGCGGATAAGGGCTTCCTGCTCGGCTGTAAGGTCTCCGGTCTCCGGCTCCATGAGTGGTTCCAATTCGGCGATGTGGTACGGATCGTTAGATGTGAACCGTTTGACCTTGGCACGGGCCAATCCCTGAACAAGAACCTTCAGGCGGCCGTCGGGCATTTTTAACATGCGCATAATCATGCCCACGGTGCCAGTTGTATAGAGTTGTTCTTCCGTCGGGTCTTCCACGGCCTCGTCCTTTTGCGTCAGGATAAGGATGTAGCGATCTCCGGAAAGTGCGGCGTCCACGGCCTGGACCGATTTTTCGCGGCCAACGAATAGCGGCAGGATCATGTAGTTGAAAACCACGATGTCGCGCACGGCCAGAACGGGAAGTGTCTGGGGAATGTCCGCCGGATTGGGACCAGTCATGCCGGTGCCGTCACCAAACAGTCCGGCGTTACCGCCCGGATTGGTCAGTGCCTCGATGATATCGGGCAACTCCTCGCCGCCGGGTTTGGGGGCTTCGGTTTCAGGGGTGGCGGGCTTGCGGGTCGGGGCCTTATCTTTGGTGACATCCGACTTCTTGCGTTTTATCCGCGTCGGCTGGATGGGGGATTTCTTGTTTTTTTTGCTCAAGGGAATAACCTCTCATTTGAGTGCAAACTGAGTGTGTTACACCTAATAAGTCGTTAATTCCCGTTTGCAAGTATATTATTATTGCAAAAAAACTGTTTTTAGCGACGGATAGAGAAGGAAGGGAGGGTTTCGTTTGTTTCAGATTGGTCTGCGTCGATTTTTGTCACTCGCGCTAAGGGTGGCCCGTCCCAGAGGGAATGCTTGAATTTGTCGAGTAATTCCGGTGTGCCTTGCGCCAGTACTTCCACATTCCCATCCGGTAGATTGCGTGCCCAACCCGTGACGCCCAGTTCACGTGCCGTGTCGCGGGTCCATGCTCTGAACCAGACCCCTTGTACTTTTCCGTGGATGGTGGCGCGGAATTGATGCATCAGAGATATCCTCCCTCATAAAAGCTGTAATAGTCCGTATCAGTGACAACAATATGATCGTGTACGGCTATATCCAGATTCTGTGCGGCTTCCTTGATCATGCCGGTCAACAGTATGTCTTCTTTGGAAGGAGTCGGGTCGCCGCCGGGGTGGTTATGCGCGAGTATGATGCTGACGGCTTCCAGTCGAAGAGCCATGGCAACAATTTCTCGGGGGAACACCGGGGCAGCGTTCACCGTTCCGTTGCCGACTTTTTCCCATGCGATGACCCTGTTCTTTGAGTCGAGAAATGCGGTCCAGAATTCCTCGACACCCTTGCCGCCGAGTCTCGCCATTGCGGCTTCGGCAACATCTCTGGGGTCGGATAAAGGTATACCGCTTCGTGCCTGCGCTTCACCGAGTCGGGCATAGAGTTCTTGCAACAATGTCCAGTGGGCGGTGACTGCCGGGCCAACTCCTTTGACCGAATCCAATTGGTCGGGGCGAGCCATGATCGCACTTTTCAGCGAGCCAAATCGGTCAATCAGTTCTTTTGCCAACGGTTTGGTGTCGCGGCGCGGAAGAACCTGTGCCAGCACAAGTTCCATGATTTCATAGTCCGCCAGACTGCGGCTGTTGTCCACGAGTTTAGCTTTGAGGCGTTGGCGGTGGCCGAGATAGTGCGGGGTGTCTGATTTGGTCATCGGGCGCGACGGGCTTGTCGTTTGGGTTGAAACAGGTCGATCAGTCCGGCCATGAGGATGTCCAGAGCTTCTTCGTATTTGCGTTCGCCGGTTTTGAGTGACAGTTCGGCTTCAAGGGCCAGATCAATCATACGGGCAACACCGATTCTGCCCAATCGTTGGGCGATGGGGGCTTTCTTTTTTAGCATATACGGATTGCCTTTGGGGTTTTCCCCGTTGGCGAGCATCCAGTACATGCGTGCCTGACTTGCGAGAAATCCGATGAGGTTGAACAGCATCTGGTCTTTGGCCGACTTGGCGTGATCGTCGAGGACCCGTTTCCATACCGAGACTTCGGCCCCGGGTTGACTCAAAGCGTCCATGAGGTCGAAAAAAGGCATTTCGCCGGTCTGAGCCACGAGATCAACGTGTTCACGGCGAACTGTGCGCTCATCGCCAGTAGCCAATTCAATTTTGTCCAGTTCCAATCGTGCGGCTACAGCGTCCATGGGTAGGGCGAAAGCCAAGGCTTGTCCCGCGCCGGGTTCAAAGGTTAATCCCTCGCGTGCTGCCCATGCCTTGACGAAATCCGTCAGCGAGCGTTGATCAAGTCCTTTTGATTCCCAAATCCAGTTTTCTTTCTTGGCTTTCTTAAAGAGACCACGTCGGGACAGTGCAACAGGAACGGGTGGTTTTTTCCCTTTCCATTGGCCCTCCAGACAGAAGACTGGAAAAATGTCGCTGCCAAGTCCTTTGACTCCGGCATCAAGTTTGTCCCAATGGTCAGCCTTGAGCGTATGAGCACGGCGAACAATCAGAGCCTTGGGCTGAGGAAATAGGGATTTGATGGTCAAGTCAGTCCAGAATGTGTTGGGCAAAGGCTCTTCGTCGTCGCCCCAGAAAGTCTTGGTTTCCCAGTCGGTTTGTCCGGACGTCTTAATCCGTTCATCAATTTGGGCCTTGATGAGTTGTGGGTCTGGGCAGATCAAGAAAAGGTATTTTGGGCGGTTCATGGGGTGCCTAGTAGTTCTGGGTCATGCGGTCAGCCAGTCGTCGGATGCCAAGTCGTGTGACTTCGGCGTCAGCCTCGGCTTCGTCGCCTGTGAAAAAAGGCCAGTCCTGTGAGATATCACCTGATTGCCAGAGTACAGAGTCATCAGTTGTGGATCGAATGACTGCATTGAAGTAAAACTTGGCAACGGAGCGCAAAGTTTCGTCACTTGCACCGGAAACTGCTGTCGGACGGTAATATTTGGTTATTATGATGGAAATAACAGAATCTGCACGGTCTTGGCTGTCGACCCATGTGATGGTGCCACGGTTGTTTAATTCGTCTCGGAGAAGCTTGCGAATGCGTGGTTCCAGCCATGAGAGTGTGGTCGGGTTGGTGACTTCTCGGACGGCAAGAGTTCGGTATTCTGGAGGGAGTACGGAAGTACCTCCTTCACCGAAGGTATAACCGCTGCATCCGGTCAGGATCAGGATGAGAAAGAGGGCGCTATATCGAAGAGAGTGCATGTTTGATCTCCATGTCGGGCTTTTGAATTGAGGAATAGTAATGGGAAATTGCGTAAAGGTCTACTTTGATATGATTGGGGAAGGGTACATGGAGCGGTGGGCTTTTTTTTTGAAGATGCGCCTTTGGCGAGAGCCATTGTTGGGTGCTGAAGCACCCAACGTTTTCCATGCCCTGCCGGGCGGGCCTCCTTTTTTGGCAGCGCCCAAAAAAGGAGCAAAAAAGGTCGCTTGCGCTAGTTTGGCCGCCCCCATGATTTGCGGCAAGAATCTGATCCAATCGAGTCGGCTCCACCCGATTAAAAGCATAAGCCCTGCCTCTCCCTTTATCCCTCAGTTTAAGATAAATTATCTAATTCCCTTATCAGAGCCGCCTCCTTCGATTGGTCAGCTTCTAAGCCGCCAATCAAGGGCTGGTTCCCGTCTTCGTCTGGTTGGGAGGGGAAGAAATTGGCTTCGGAGGGAGAGCGGTGTTGGGGTGCTGGAGCACCCCAAGGCCCTTTATGGATAACGAAGAGCTTGGAATCAAAAGCGAATACTTATGATGAAAAATAAATTGGTCACGATGACATGGAGATTCAAAAATATGTGTGATATCGAAGAACTTAGAATCTAAGATGAACACCTACACCCAAAAATCTCTTACATCGACGAACAATTGATAGCGGGCCTTAGAGCCTGTCCCGCGCGGCGTAACGTAGCCCGACCGAGTCTGTGCAACAGACAATTCTGTCGGGCAATGAAGCCGCGTACAGGCTCTTGGGTCCGCTATCAGGCGCACAACGAAAAAGGCGTTTTTTGCCTCCTTTTTTTCGCCTCAAAAAAAGCAGGTCGCCGTAAAGGCGAAACCTTTGTAAAAATACCGTTTGCATCTTCACTGCGAAAGCACGCAACGCCCACCAAAAAACGAAGTCCCTCTTTTTTTCTTTCTTCTCTTCTATTGCGCATTCACAACTTCCAATTTCTTTAATCAAGAGTTGAATCCGGTCTTCATCTGATTGGGAGGTAGAAATTGTCTTTGAAGGAGAAAAGATATTGAAGGGTTAACACCGCAAAGTCGTTGATGATTGTCGAAGAACATCAAGTCAGAAATGGACACCTACACCGAAAAAAAACTTACATCGACGAACAATTGATAGCGGGCCTTAGAGCCTGTCCCGCGCGGCGTAACGTAGCCCGACCGAGTCTGTGTCACAGACAATTCTGTCGGGCAATGAAGCCGCGTACAGGCTCTTGGGTCCGCTATCAGGCTCACACCCAAAAGGCGTTTTTTGCCTCCTTTTTTCCGCTTCGAAAAAAGTAAGTCGCCATAAAGGCGAAACCTTTGTAAAAAAAACCGTTTGCACCCTCACTGCGAAAGCACGCAACCCCCACCAAAAAAAGAAGTCCCTTCTCCCCATCTTCGCTACGAAACCAGCTTATCTCCCTCTTCTCTTTTCAAACAAAAACTCACACACCCCGTTGACCCAAACCAACTATCCATATATTCAAGTCAGAACATTCAAGACCATATACGAGGAGTTTCCTGAATGATGACTTTGATCAACATCGCAATTATTGTCGCCGTTTGTATCGGTATGTGGAAGACTTTTGAAAAAGCGGGAGAATACGGCTGGGCCTGCCTCATACCCTTCTATAACCTGTGGGTTCTCAACCGCATGGGTGGCAAAGAATGGTACTGGTTCATCGGATATTTCATCCCAGTAGTAAACATTATCCTGATGATTCTGCTTTCCATCTCTCTAGCCAAAAAATTCGGACAGCCCGCTGTCTTTGCAGCTGGCCTTTTTCTGCTTCCTTTCATCTTCTATCCCATTCTCGGCTTCGGCGAATCCCAATATCAAAAATAGAGCTATTGCACTGCATGCAAAAAAGCCCGGAAGGACAACATCCTTCCGGGCTTTTTATTTGATTCAATTAACGTCTTTCTAATTTGCTACAATATTTACCAATTTATTAGGAATGACTATAACCTTGCGTACAGTTTTCCCTTCGATGAATTTGACCACGTTCTCCATTTCAAGAGCGATCTTTTCCGCGTCTTCCTTGGGGGCATTGTTCGGTGCCTGGAACTTGCCGCGCATCTTGCCGTTGACCTGAACGACCATGGTCACTTCGTCTTTAATTAAAGCCTTCTCATCAAAGGTAGGCCAGGATTGTGAAGTCATACCGGCTTCATGGCCCATGGCTTGCCAGAGCTCCTCGCAGATATGCGGAGTCACCGGGGACAACAGGGTCACAGCTGTTGCAATAGCCGAAGACATGGCCATAGGATCGGACTCCTTGAGTTCGTCCTTGACATGATACATCTCGTTGACCAACTCCATGACAGCCGCGATGACTGTATTGAACTGGAACTCATTCTCGATGTCCCGCGTAGCACGACGGATAGTGTCGTGTTCCTTGAACCGAAGCTTCTTGGCGGCATCAGACTGTGGATCGTTCGACACCGTGGGCCAAACAGGTTCCAGCACGCCTTCCATTTCTTCTACCAGACGCCAAAGGCGACTCAGGAAACGGAATGCACCTTCAATACCTTGATCAGACCACTCAAGTTCCTTAACCGGCGGTGAAGCGAACAGAATGAACAAACGAGTTGCATCTGCGCCGTACTGGTTGATCATGGAATTGGGGTCAACCACGTTGCCCTTGGACTTGGACATCTTGCCGCCGTCCTTGAGCACCATGCCCTGCGTCAGCAGGTTGGAAAAAGGCTCGCTCGCCGAAACAAATCCGGTATCACGCAAAGCCTTGGTAAAGAAACGGGAATAGAGCAGATGCAAAATCGCATGCTCGATGCCACCTATATACTGATCCACGTTCATCCAGTAATCCAGATGTTCCGCGCCCAGCGCTTCCTCGTCATTGCGCGGGTCACAATAGCGCATGTAGTACCAGGAAGATTCAAAGAATGTATCAAAAGTATCGGTCTCGCGACGGGCAGGCTTGCCACACTTGGGACATTCGCAATTCACGAACTCTTCCATGGTGGGCAGCGGAGACTTGCCATCCTTGCGAACCTGTGCGTTTTCCGGCAGCAACACGGGGAGCTGATCCTCGGGGACCGGTACTACACCGCATTCTTCGCAGTAAATAACCGGGATGGGTGCACCCCAGAAACGCTGACGGGAAATGTTCCAATCACGCAGACGATAATTGACCGCCATCTTGCCCTTGCCGGACTCGTCAAGATGCTCAACCACGGCCTTCTTGGCAGGCTCATTAGCCATACCGTCGAACTCACCGGAGTTAATCAGGAATCCGGGTTCGGTATAGGCGGCCTCCAGATCGGCAGCGTTCAACACTTCACCCTTTTCATGCATTTCCGGCGGATTGATAACCGCCTGCATGGGCAACTCGTACTTGCTCGCGAATTCAAAATCGCGCTGATCGTGAGCAGGGACAGCCATGACAGCGCCAGTCCCGTAGCCCATGAGTACGAAGTTAGCCACAAAGATGGGGATATCCTTGCCCGTGACCGGGTTCACGCAATACTTGCCAGTGAAAATGCCTTCTTTTTCCAGATCGTCAGCACCGCGTTTAATGCGGTCCATATTTCTAATATTGTTAACGAACGCCTCGACCTCCGCCTTGTTCTCGGCATCGGCGATAAGCGCTTCCACTAACGGATGTTCGGCAGCCACAGACATGAATGTTGCGCCGTACAGGGTGTCAGGACGAGTGGTAAAGACATCAATGGTCTCTTCCATATCCTTAATCTGGAAAGTCAATTCCGCACCGTAGGACTTGCCGATCCAGTTACGCTGCATTGTTAGCACGCGCTCCGGCCAGCCACCTTCAAGACCTTCAAGATCTTTCAGCAACTCGTCGGCGTAATCGGTGATGCGCAGGAACCATTGTTCCATGTCCTTTTGCTCGACCTCGGAATCGCAACGCCAGCACAATCCATCTTCCACCTGCTCATTAGCGAGCACGGTATTACAAGTCGGACACCAGTTCTGAGGGGAGTCCTTGCGGTAAGCGAGACCCTTTTCCATGAACTTGAGAAAAAACTTCTGTTCCCACTTGTAATATTCGGGACGGCAGGTCGCGATTTCTCGACGCCAGTCATAGGAATATCCGAGACGTTGCAATTGTTCGCGCATCTCGTCGATGTTCTGATATGTCCACTTGGCCGGATGGGTCTCATTCTTGATAGCCGCATTCTCGGCGGGCAGACCAAACGCGTCCCACCCCATAGGGTGCAACACATTGAAGCCCTGCATGGACTTGAAACGCGCAACGACATCACCAATGGAGTAGTTGCGCACATGACCCATGTGGATCTTGCCGGAGGGATATGGAAACATCTCCAGCACATAATATTTCGGCTTACCGGGATCAGTTTCGACTTCAAAGCAACCGGACTCCTTCCAGATGTCCTGCCACTTCTTCTCGATAGCTTCCGGGTTGTATTTTCCTAAAGCCATGATGGAACCTTTTATGGTTTGAAAAGCTTATTTATTGAGAGACTTGGCCACGCCGTCCAAAATGCCGTTCACAAAAGAACGGGACTTGCCGTCCCCAAAGGCTTTGGACAGTTCTATGGCCTCGTTGATGGCGGCCTTGACCGGAATATCGGTAAACATCATCTCGTAGAGAGAGAGTCGTAGGATGGACAGCTCCACAACGGCGATACGTTCGATCTTCCAATGCTGAGTGTTTTCATCAATGGTCTTGTCGATAGCTTCACGATTGACGTCAACGCCCATGACCAGATCATGAGCGAAATCACGTGCGGTCTCAGACTCCTGAGCCAATACCAACGGATTGATGGAAAACAACGTTTCCATATCCATAGGATTCTTGGAGTCACGAAAACGCATCGAATAAAGCACCTGAAAAGCCAGAGTACGTCCCACTCTGCGAATGCCGGGCCGATTGCCCTTTTTCTTGCCAGCCATATACTAGAGCTGCTCCAGGACACGGATGGTCTCAAGCAGTGCGGAAGCAGCTTCCACGCCCTTGTTGCCACCCTTGGAACCGGCCCGTTCAATAGCCTGATCAAGAGAGTCACAGGTCAGCAGACCGAAGCCCATGGGCACACCGGTTTCCATGCTGGCCTGAGCCACGCCCTTGGCGCACTCGTTGCACACGTAGTCAAAATGCGGAGTGGCGCCACGAATGACGGCACCCAGCACGACCACACCATCGTAATCGCCGGAGCGAGCCAACTTCTGCGCGGCAATGGGGAGCTCGAAGGCACCGGGTAGTCGAACCAGAGTCAGATCATCTTCACTTCCGCCGTGACGGACCAGATAGTCCACAGCACCGGAAATGAGGCGATCAACGATGAAATCGTTGAAACGAGCCGCAACGATGGCGACCTTCAGTC
This genomic window contains:
- the nusB gene encoding transcription antitermination factor NusB → MAGKKKGNRPGIRRVGRTLAFQVLYSMRFRDSKNPMDMETLFSINPLVLAQESETARDFAHDLVMGVDVNREAIDKTIDENTQHWKIERIAVVELSILRLSLYEMMFTDIPVKAAINEAIELSKAFGDGKSRSFVNGILDGVAKSLNK
- the radC gene encoding DNA repair protein RadC codes for the protein MTKSDTPHYLGHRQRLKAKLVDNSRSLADYEIMELVLAQVLPRRDTKPLAKELIDRFGSLKSAIMARPDQLDSVKGVGPAVTAHWTLLQELYARLGEAQARSGIPLSDPRDVAEAAMARLGGKGVEEFWTAFLDSKNRVIAWEKVGNGTVNAAPVFPREIVAMALRLEAVSIILAHNHPGGDPTPSKEDILLTGMIKEAAQNLDIAVHDHIVVTDTDYYSFYEGGYL
- the leuS gene encoding leucine--tRNA ligase; the encoded protein is MALGKYNPEAIEKKWQDIWKESGCFEVETDPGKPKYYVLEMFPYPSGKIHMGHVRNYSIGDVVARFKSMQGFNVLHPMGWDAFGLPAENAAIKNETHPAKWTYQNIDEMREQLQRLGYSYDWRREIATCRPEYYKWEQKFFLKFMEKGLAYRKDSPQNWCPTCNTVLANEQVEDGLCWRCDSEVEQKDMEQWFLRITDYADELLKDLEGLEGGWPERVLTMQRNWIGKSYGAELTFQIKDMEETIDVFTTRPDTLYGATFMSVAAEHPLVEALIADAENKAEVEAFVNNIRNMDRIKRGADDLEKEGIFTGKYCVNPVTGKDIPIFVANFVLMGYGTGAVMAVPAHDQRDFEFASKYELPMQAVINPPEMHEKGEVLNAADLEAAYTEPGFLINSGEFDGMANEPAKKAVVEHLDESGKGKMAVNYRLRDWNISRQRFWGAPIPVIYCEECGVVPVPEDQLPVLLPENAQVRKDGKSPLPTMEEFVNCECPKCGKPARRETDTFDTFFESSWYYMRYCDPRNDEEALGAEHLDYWMNVDQYIGGIEHAILHLLYSRFFTKALRDTGFVSASEPFSNLLTQGMVLKDGGKMSKSKGNVVDPNSMINQYGADATRLFILFASPPVKELEWSDQGIEGAFRFLSRLWRLVEEMEGVLEPVWPTVSNDPQSDAAKKLRFKEHDTIRRATRDIENEFQFNTVIAAVMELVNEMYHVKDELKESDPMAMSSAIATAVTLLSPVTPHICEELWQAMGHEAGMTSQSWPTFDEKALIKDEVTMVVQVNGKMRGKFQAPNNAPKEDAEKIALEMENVVKFIEGKTVRKVIVIPNKLVNIVAN
- the lptE gene encoding LPS assembly lipoprotein LptE — translated: MHSLRYSALFLILILTGCSGYTFGEGGTSVLPPEYRTLAVREVTNPTTLSWLEPRIRKLLRDELNNRGTITWVDSQDRADSVISIIITKYYRPTAVSGASDETLRSVAKFYFNAVIRSTTDDSVLWQSGDISQDWPFFTGDEAEADAEVTRLGIRRLADRMTQNY
- a CDS encoding DUF5684 domain-containing protein; protein product: MMTLINIAIIVAVCIGMWKTFEKAGEYGWACLIPFYNLWVLNRMGGKEWYWFIGYFIPVVNIILMILLSISLAKKFGQPAVFAAGLFLLPFIFYPILGFGESQYQK
- the ribE gene encoding 6,7-dimethyl-8-ribityllumazine synthase, which produces MMSMKTVEGQLNAQGLKVAIVAARFNDFIVDRLISGAVDYLVRHGGSEDDLTLVRLPGAFELPIAAQKLARSGDYDGVVVLGAVIRGATPHFDYVCNECAKGVAQASMETGVPMGFGLLTCDSLDQAIERAGSKGGNKGVEAASALLETIRVLEQL
- the lon gene encoding endopeptidase La, coding for MSKKNKKSPIQPTRIKRKKSDVTKDKAPTRKPATPETEAPKPGGEELPDIIEALTNPGGNAGLFGDGTGMTGPNPADIPQTLPVLAVRDIVVFNYMILPLFVGREKSVQAVDAALSGDRYILILTQKDEAVEDPTEEQLYTTGTVGMIMRMLKMPDGRLKVLVQGLARAKVKRFTSNDPYHIAELEPLMEPETGDLTAEQEALIRSSREQSEKILALRGISAQDIMSVLNNVSEPGRLADLIASNLRMKVDAAQKILECHDPMERLELVNKQLLKEVEVASMQNKIQTMAKEGMDKAQRDFYLREQLKAIKRELGDEGDESEEMDELRKSIGASGMPKDVMKEAFKQLRRLETMHAESSEATVIRTYLDWMTELPWKKTSRDRLDIKKAETILNDDHYDLEKVKERILEYLSVRKLNPKMKGPILCFVGPPGVGKTSLGRSIARSLGRKFHRMSLGGMRDEAEIRGHRRTYIGAMPGRIIQAIKQCGTRNPVIMLDEIDKLGSDFRGDPSSALLEVLDPEQNFTFTDHYLNVAFDLSKVMFICTANMLDSIPGPLLDRMEVIRIPGYTEQEKTVITRRYILPRQTNENGLKEKELTISDKLIAKVVREYTREAGLRNVEREIGTLCRKMARKKAEGEKGPFKVTAKNLYTLLGPPRFLDDEKETTLPPGVAVGLAWTPYGGEILHIEVTTMPGKGKLTLTGKLGDVMKESAQAALSIARTMADTYGIDPAFSEKLDIHVHVPAGATPKDGPSAGVTLVTALISALTNTPVCPDLAMTGEISLRGRVLPVGGVKEKILAAVSRGMKKVLIPAQNKKDLSEIPDELRKRIKIVPIEKVDQVWPQAKKC
- a CDS encoding acylphosphatase yields the protein MHQFRATIHGKVQGVWFRAWTRDTARELGVTGWARNLPDGNVEVLAQGTPELLDKFKHSLWDGPPLARVTKIDADQSETNETLPSFSIRR
- a CDS encoding DNA polymerase III subunit delta, encoding MNRPKYLFLICPDPQLIKAQIDERIKTSGQTDWETKTFWGDDEEPLPNTFWTDLTIKSLFPQPKALIVRRAHTLKADHWDKLDAGVKGLGSDIFPVFCLEGQWKGKKPPVPVALSRRGLFKKAKKENWIWESKGLDQRSLTDFVKAWAAREGLTFEPGAGQALAFALPMDAVAARLELDKIELATGDERTVRREHVDLVAQTGEMPFFDLMDALSQPGAEVSVWKRVLDDHAKSAKDQMLFNLIGFLASQARMYWMLANGENPKGNPYMLKKKAPIAQRLGRIGVARMIDLALEAELSLKTGERKYEEALDILMAGLIDLFQPKRQARRAR